From Deltaproteobacteria bacterium:
CGCACGCCCGCCGCCGCACCTCGGCGTCGTTCTCGCCGATCCCCCCGGTGAACACCAGCGCGTCGACCCGGCCAAGGACGGCGGTGTAGGCGCCGATGTATTTCCTGATCCGGTAACTGTACATGTCGATCGCAAGTTCCGCGGATGGATCCCCCGCTTCGGCCATACGGTGCACTTCCCGCATGTCGTTCGCCCCGCAGATCCCTTTCATCCCGCTCTCCTCGTTCAGCAGGTTCTGGAGCTCCCCGGGATCCTTCCCGGTCGCCGCCCCGAGGAAGAAGGGGACCGCGGGGTCCAGGTCGCCGCAGCGGGTCCCCATGATCAGTCCCTCCAGCGGGGTCATCCCCATCGACGTGTCGACGCTCTTTCCCTCCCGGATCGCGGCGGCGCTCGCGCCGTTCCCCAAGTGGAGGGTGATCAGGTTCAGGGCCGCCGGCGGCTTGCCGAGAAGTTCGGCGGCGCGCCGGGCGACGTGGGCGTGCGAGGTCCCGTGAAAGCCGTAGCGCCGCACGCGATGGGCGTCGTACAGATCGCGGGGGAGGGCGTAGTGGAAGGCGCGGGGAGGCATCGTCTGGTGGAAGGCGGTGTCGAAGACCGCCACCTGCGGCACCCCCGGGCACGTCGCGAGGG
This genomic window contains:
- a CDS encoding acetate kinase, with protein sequence MKVLVLNSGSSSIKYRLFLVESMAVLRTGVVDRIGEPGPSAVRDHGEGFGRVMADLSDSGTIGDPASLFAIGHRVVHGGERFREPARVDAGVLEAIRAMIPFAPLHNPGNLQGIEVALATCPGVPQVAVFDTAFHQTMPPRAFHYALPRDLYDAHRVRRYGFHGTSHAHVARRAAELLGKPPAALNLITLHLGNGASAAAIREGKSVDTSMGMTPLEGLIMGTRCGDLDPAVPFFLGAATGKDPGELQNLLNEESGMKGICGANDMREVHRMAEAGDPSAELAIDMYSYRIRKYIGAYTAVLGRVDALVFTGGIGENDAEVRRRACEGLSLLGIAVDEARNGSPSKESREIQREGMPVKVLVIPTNEELEIALQTIACIGKNVGSEELR